The Candidatus Dadabacteria bacterium genomic sequence TGAAAAGAGCCACGGCATGAAGGTAGAGGAGTCGAAGGAACTGCTTGAAGTCGGAAAACGGGTCGCTCCGGAAGCCGTAGATTCCGTCGCCGCTCTTGCCGGCGTGTACAGCTACGGAATCCTGAGCTATGGAGATGCGTGATCCGAGATGTATGCGATCTAGGTTTTGGTTTTTAGGCTAAAACCTTTTCCAGAAATCTATTCCCACTGCGTCAAATATTTTCTGACCGTAGATATTCAAGTAGTGAATCTCGTTTGAAAACATCATTATTCCTATGATTATAAGTCCCGAACCTATCGCGTACTTATAATACGGATAATATCTTCTGACACTTCCAAAAGATCTCATGGCGCTGTTAAACGCAAGACCGACCAGCATGAACGGTATGCCGATCCCGAGTGAGTAAACCGCGAGCAGCCCAACCGCGTTTAGCGTTCCTTCCACTGTGCTTGCGTAGAGTAGTATGGATCCGAGAATAGGTCCTACGCATGGCGTCCAGCCAAAGCCGAACGCCAGACCGAGAATATAAGTTCCGAGAAGATTTCCCCTTTCCCGCGGGAGGGAGATTTTATGTTCTTTCTCAAGAAACGGGATCTTTACGATCTCCATTACGAATATTCCGAAAAGGATTATGAATATTCCGGCTATTCTGAGCAAAAAAGTTTTGTTGCCCGAGATCATTCCCCCAAGCTGGGAGGAGAATGCGCCTAGGGAGATAAATACGGTTGAGAATCCCAGTATGAATACAAGACTCGGTACGACAACCCTTGAGAATTTGGGCAGGTTCCGAGCGTCTGAAAGATCTTCATGTGAAAGATGCGTTACTACTGAAAGGTAACCCGGCATAAGCGGAAGGATGCAAGGAGAAAGAAACGCAATCACTCCAGCGAAAAAAGAAGCAACTATTCCCACATCCAGAATTTCGGAATTCATGCCGGTTTTTTCTCCCCGCTGTTCTCGGTACGGATTTTTTGGTCTTTCAAAAGGACTTGTTCCAGTCTGCGCGCGAGTTTCATGTCCCTTGTCATTATATCCTTTATGCTTATATCTTTTTCCTCGTCAATATCCGTAAGCTCTCTCATGACGGCGTGGCGCAGACCGCTTGCCTTCATGCGTCTTTCGGTCTCTTTAAATACTAGGGAAGTGCTCCATTGCATGTCCAGAAAAACCGCGTCCGTTTTCCTGGATAGCCCGAGGAGATAGTATCCCCCGTCGGTTGCCGGCCCCAGGACCGCTTCGAATTTCCCTCCCGAGAGCAGCGAAAACGCAGTTTCCAAATCTTCTTCGGTTATCATCACGCAGTCTGTGCCTATGATGACGACGTTTCTGAATCCTAGTGAAAAACACTTTGCAAACGCGCGGGACATTCTCTGCCCGAGGGATTCTCCATCCTGTGCCAAGAAAAATGCATCTCTGTTGCCTAGCCACTCAAAAATTTCCTTTTTCCTTTCTTCTGGTGTGTAGAAGAAAAAAGTTTTCCAGTTCTTCTGACCCGAGAAGGAGTCGGCGATAAAACTTGCCGTTTCACGGTAGAGTTCCGAGGCCCTCTGGTCCCCTATGTCTTTTCCCAAACGCGTTTTTACTTTTTTTGTTTCCGGATACTTAAGAAAAACGATCAGGGCATTATCGTTTTTTTGGGACATTCCGCAAAGCCTCGGAATCAGGATACCGTCTGGCCGCCGCAACTGCTTCCGGCCCCTGCGGTGCATCCGAAACAGTGAACACCGAATCTTATCTTTCTCTTGATCACCTGGCTAAGGTCGAAATTGAATATGGTCAGCCCCCCGTTTCCGTTTCGGGCCTGCATCTCAAGCATCTGGTTAAAGTCGCAGTCGTAGATCTTTCCGTCGTGACTTACGCTGATCAGGTTCCGGCACATTATGCCGTCTGCGGCTTCGGGATTAAACGCGTTTACAAGCTTTTCGATATATTCTTCGTAGGCGTTCTGTTTTCTCAGTTCCTTCTCAAACCTGTTAATCGGCATATTGGTCAGTGTGTATAGGTTATCGAACCGTATTCCGTAGTTCTTTTTGAGTTTCGCCTTAAAGTCCGCTTCAAGGCTCCTCTGGTCCGGGGGAAGAAAAGTCCCAACGGGGTTATATACCAGGTTAAGTTTTAGTTCCCCGCCCCCGTAGCCTTCGCTGTTAAGCATTCTTAGGGATTCTATGCTTTTTTCGAAGACCCCTTTCCCCCTCTGCTTGTCCGTGAAATAGCTGCTGTAATATGGAAGCGAGGATATAACCTCGACGCGGTTTTCGGCAAAAAACTTCGGTATGTACGTTTTTTCCTCTCCTGTCCTGGGGTTTCCGTCGAGAGTAACGGTCAGGTTGTGCCTTACCATTACGTGTTTACCAAGACTTCTGGCTTCCCTTACGAAGTAGTCAAAATGGGGGTTTAACTCCGGAGCTCCTCCGGTCAGGTCAAGATTTTTAATGCAGTCGTTTTCGCTCAGTATTTCAAGACATCTCTCTACGCCCTCAATGCTCATCTGCTCACTTCTCCAGGGCGAGGCATCCACGTGACAGTGAGTGCAGGCCTGGTTGCAAAGCTTTGTTATGTTTACCTGCAGGGTTTCGACCGTAATAGGGTCGGTATCGAGACCTTGGTCGATTAGTTTGCGGGAAAAATTATGATTGTTTGTCTTCGTTTTTTCTTGGATCATAACGTATCCTTCGAGAGCTTCCGTTAACTTGTTCCATGGCAGTTTTTCTTCTCGTTTTGTTTCTAGAGGGCGCGGTTCTTTTTCAGCGTGTTGTGCATCTGGATTGCATGGATGAGCTTTATGCCGGCCGACATTGAGGCGGCGACATGTACGGCTTCAGTCATCTGCTCCGGGTCCGCTCCCGTCTCTAGGCACTGCGTAGTGTATGCGTCTATGCAGTAAGGACATTTTTCGGTATGAGCCACGGCCAGGGCTATGAGCGCTTTTTCCCTTTTTGTAAGCGCCCCTTCCTCGCTCGTTGCAGAGTTGTAGTACTCGAAAAACTTGTCCATGAGATCTTCTCTGAACTCCCCGATCTCGGAAAATCTCTTGAGATCTTCGGGGTTATAGTAATCCATCTTTCTTTTTCTCCCGTCTGTGTGTTATTCGCAGACTCTTTGTATAGGCTTCTTCCGGCAGTAAAATACCATATCTCACAAATCGGGGAAACGGAATGATAAAAGCGGTCATATTCGATTTTGACGGGGTTATAGTTGACAGCGAGCCCCTGCACCTAAGAGCTTTTCAGAGAACTGTGGAAACACTCGGATTAAAGCTCTCGACCGCCGACTATTACTTGCGGTACCTTGCCTGCGATGACAAAAGCTTTTTCAGGAGGTTTCTTGAGGATAACGGACAGCGTTGCACAGAACAGGAGATTGCCCGGCTTGTCAGAGAAAAAGGCATCTGTTTTGAAGAAATGATGGGGGAGGGGATAAGAATTTTTCCGGGGGTCGTCGAGTTCTTGGAGGCCATCCGGGGCAAATTTCATGTGGCGATAGGTTCCGGCGCGTTAACCGAAGAAATCAACCTTATACTGGGGAGTAAAAATCTTTCCGAGTTTTTCGGTTTTATAATAGGAGCCGATGATACGGAGAACCCGAAACCGTCCCCCGAGGTATACCTTAAATGCCTTGAGAGGCTCAGAAAAGATTACGACGGCACCATAACGGCCGCCCAGTGTGTTGTATTTGAAGATTCTCCCCACGGTGTTTTGGCGGCCAAAAGGGCCGGGATGAGATGCGTCGGTATATCTAACTCGTGTTCCGGCGATGAACTTGGGTTTGCCGACCGGGTTGCGGAAAGCTTTTCTGAGATCATCGACGATTTCCCCGAGATGTTCAAGATGCTCTAAACAGGAGCCTGTTTTAGTATCAATACACCAACTTGAGCCTGTATAGCGGTAGTGGTATATTTTCTGCTCGAGTGCGTGGAGCACGTCCGATATTGAGTTCACTATGTCTCCATGCGTTCATATACATCCCGACGTGTTAATTTTTGGAGAGAAAATATGGATAAAACCCAAGACACCCTAAAGTGCCCGGTAACCCATGGCACAAGCAGTTCAAAGTTGACCGGCAGCATAGCTAACCAGAACTGGTGGCCGAATCAGCTCAATCTGAAAATCCTTC encodes the following:
- a CDS encoding glycosyltransferase is translated as MHRRGRKQLRRPDGILIPRLCGMSQKNDNALIVFLKYPETKKVKTRLGKDIGDQRASELYRETASFIADSFSGQKNWKTFFFYTPEERKKEIFEWLGNRDAFFLAQDGESLGQRMSRAFAKCFSLGFRNVVIIGTDCVMITEEDLETAFSLLSGGKFEAVLGPATDGGYYLLGLSRKTDAVFLDMQWSTSLVFKETERRMKASGLRHAVMRELTDIDEEKDISIKDIMTRDMKLARRLEQVLLKDQKIRTENSGEKKPA
- a CDS encoding cytochrome c biogenesis protein CcdA; this encodes MNSEILDVGIVASFFAGVIAFLSPCILPLMPGYLSVVTHLSHEDLSDARNLPKFSRVVVPSLVFILGFSTVFISLGAFSSQLGGMISGNKTFLLRIAGIFIILFGIFVMEIVKIPFLEKEHKISLPRERGNLLGTYILGLAFGFGWTPCVGPILGSILLYASTVEGTLNAVGLLAVYSLGIGIPFMLVGLAFNSAMRSFGSVRRYYPYYKYAIGSGLIIIGIMMFSNEIHYLNIYGQKIFDAVGIDFWKRF
- a CDS encoding HAD family phosphatase; protein product: MIKAVIFDFDGVIVDSEPLHLRAFQRTVETLGLKLSTADYYLRYLACDDKSFFRRFLEDNGQRCTEQEIARLVREKGICFEEMMGEGIRIFPGVVEFLEAIRGKFHVAIGSGALTEEINLILGSKNLSEFFGFIIGADDTENPKPSPEVYLKCLERLRKDYDGTITAAQCVVFEDSPHGVLAAKRAGMRCVGISNSCSGDELGFADRVAESFSEIIDDFPEMFKML
- a CDS encoding 4-carboxymuconolactone decarboxylase, which gives rise to MDYYNPEDLKRFSEIGEFREDLMDKFFEYYNSATSEEGALTKREKALIALAVAHTEKCPYCIDAYTTQCLETGADPEQMTEAVHVAASMSAGIKLIHAIQMHNTLKKNRAL
- a CDS encoding radical SAM/Cys-rich domain protein — translated: MIQEKTKTNNHNFSRKLIDQGLDTDPITVETLQVNITKLCNQACTHCHVDASPWRSEQMSIEGVERCLEILSENDCIKNLDLTGGAPELNPHFDYFVREARSLGKHVMVRHNLTVTLDGNPRTGEEKTYIPKFFAENRVEVISSLPYYSSYFTDKQRGKGVFEKSIESLRMLNSEGYGGGELKLNLVYNPVGTFLPPDQRSLEADFKAKLKKNYGIRFDNLYTLTNMPINRFEKELRKQNAYEEYIEKLVNAFNPEAADGIMCRNLISVSHDGKIYDCDFNQMLEMQARNGNGGLTIFNFDLSQVIKRKIRFGVHCFGCTAGAGSSCGGQTVS